From Equus quagga isolate Etosha38 chromosome 3, UCLA_HA_Equagga_1.0, whole genome shotgun sequence, one genomic window encodes:
- the TIGD4 gene encoding tigger transposable element-derived protein 4, producing the protein MAEASGDTSTLPVTVKKKKSLSIEEKIDIINAVESGKKKAEIAAEYGIKKNSLSSIMKNKDKVLEAFESLRFDPKRKRLRTAFYTDLEEALMRWYRIAQCLNVPVNGPMLRLKANDFAQKLGHNDFKCSNGWLDRFKSRYGLVFRAQPVEATGIAVDPSTVWQQNVLPYYLNDYHPKNVFNIKETGLLYRMLPTNTFAFKGETCSIGKLCKDRITLVVGANMDGSEKLPLLIIGKNRNPHCFKGIKSLPVYYEANRMAWMTSDIFDQWMRKLDEKFQAQQRRVVIFVDSFPAHPDVKNLKSIELAFFPSCLSSKFIAMKQGVIQSLKIRYRHCLIKKFLSSVEGSKEFTFSLIDAIDTLHLCWRAVTPETIAKSYEEAGFKSQKEESDQTNAETDTGLDLVPHAQAAGVEFPEGLSVEEYAALDDGLETCEAVPDGDSVWTKESKSYETGFYASDEEDDGGSLGTELPLPSKNEAIAALDTLKNFLRSQDINDGLHNSLADIEIFINSLSSK; encoded by the coding sequence atggcagaAGCTTCCGGAGATACCTCAACTCTGCCGGtaacagtgaagaaaaagaaaagtctatccATTGAAGAAAAGATCGATATTATAAATGCCGTAGAAAGTggcaagaaaaaggcagagattgcagctgaatatggaataaaaaaaaattcattgtctTCTATTATGAAGAATAAAGACAAGGTTCTAGAAGCCTTTGAATCGCTGAGATTTgacccaaagagaaaaagactgagaacTGCTTTTTACACAGATCTGGAAGAGGCATTAATGAGGTGGTATCGAATTGCTCAGTGTCTAAATGTACCAGTTAATGGTCCAATGTTGCGTCTAAAAGCTAATGATTTTGCCCAGAAACTGGGACATAATGATTTTAAGTGCAGTAATGGTTGGCTGGATCGCTTTAAATCCAGATACGGCTTAGTATTCAGAGCTCAACCTGTAGAAGCTACAGGAATAGCAGTAGACCCTTCAACTGTCTGGCAGCAAAACGTACTGCCTTATTATTTAAATGACTATCatcctaaaaatgtttttaatataaaagagaCTGGGTTGCTTTACCGAATGTTACCTACaaatacatttgcatttaaagGAGAAACATGTTCAATTGGAAAGTTATGCAAAGACAGAATAACTCTGGTGGTTGGGGCAAACATGGATGGCTCAGAGAAACTTCCTCTGCTTATCattggaaaaaacagaaatccaCATTGTTTCAAAGGTATAAAGTCATTGCCTGTGTATTATGAAGCTAACAGAATGGCATGGATGACCTCAGATATATTTGATCAATGGATGCGGAAGCTTGATGAGAAATTTCAAGCCCAGCAACGAAGAGTGGtgatttttgttgattcttttccTGCACATCCAGATGTAAAGAACCTCAAGTCCATTGAGTTAGCATTCTTTCCATcatgtttatcttccaaatttaTAGCCATGAAACAAGGTGTTATTCAAAGCCTTAAAATCAGATACCGACATTGTCTTATCAAGAAATTTTTAAGCTCTGTTGAAGGCAGCAAAGAATTTACGTTTTCCTTAATAGATGCAATTGATACATTGCATCTCTGTTGGAGGGCTGTAACCCCAGAGACTATTGCAAAGAGCTATGaagaggcaggattcaaatctcaaaaggaagaaagtgaccAGACAAATGCAGAGACAGACACTGGTCTTGATTTGGTCCCCCATGCCCAGGCAGCAGGAGTGGAATTTCCTGAAGGTCTATCTGTAGAAGAGTATGCTGCCCTGGATGACGGTTTGGAGACGTGTGAAGCAGTGCCAGATGGTGATTCGGTATGGACCAAAGAAAGTAAATCATATGAAACAGGATTTTATGCTTCTGACGAAGAGGATGACGGTGGATCTCTAGGAACCGAACTCCCTTTACCATCAAAAAATGAGGCAATAGCTGCTTTAGatactcttaaaaattttcttaGAAGTCAAGATATAAATGATGGGCTTCATAATTCTTTAGcagatattgaaatttttattaactctttatcatctaaataa